From one Rhodamnia argentea isolate NSW1041297 chromosome 1, ASM2092103v1, whole genome shotgun sequence genomic stretch:
- the LOC115750322 gene encoding protein RDM1 produces MKRAKPWSDQVDVISSDGSSSLDSEMEATDESRGKFPAIAVPVERNFEGATSEGDLIKRAEMYQQYMNQISVPTGRGSVIPFTTWMGLGKSVKQLYGQPLHYLTNALLKQWDQERIGSGAEDVPLDMIIHPAKAEAMIWLVEEIHRRTSSHYYIAKLWKSDPLYHTFVDSVFPEL; encoded by the exons ATGAAAAGGGCTAAGCCATGGAGTGACCAGGTGGATGTAATATCATCCGATGGATCTTCTTCCTTGGATTCTGAGATGGAGGCTACTGATGAATCTCGTGGCAAGTTCCCTGCAATTGCTGTTCCAGTAGAACGTAATTTCGAAGGTGCGACATCTGAAG GTGACTTGATCAAAAGGGCAGAAATGTACCAGCAGTACATGAACCAGATCTCAGTACCCACCGGCCGTGGCTCCGTGATTCCATTTACTACCTGGATGGGATTAGGCAAATCGGTCAAGCAACTGTATGGACAACCATTGCATTACCTCACAAATGCCCTCCTTAAGCAGTGGGACCAAGAGAGAATCGGCTCGGGGGCTGAAGATGTGCCACTCGACATGATCATCCATCCTGCTAAAGCCGAAGCAATGATTTGGCTTGTTGAAGAAATTCACCGGCGCACATCATCTCACTATTACATTGCTAAGCTGTGGAAGTCAGATCCGCTGTACCATACCTTTGTTGATTCTGTTTTCCCAGAATTATGA
- the LOC115750321 gene encoding pentatricopeptide repeat-containing protein At3g22670, mitochondrial, producing MLSKFHVAKLLSCSASQRKTDLYVASSCYLCNSFCTVTKPPERNESPEIPSWVKFLDDKSHGSPDADDNFVIPSLASWVESYGPYGRIEVAKVTSSDIEEINVEKVCKLLRNRYSSPDSVVAALNASGVGSSSSMIERILKKFNNDWIPAFGVFTWAKLQMGHHHPSVLCDLMVDILGKSSKFHLMWNLVEEMKIVEGYVTLATMSKVIRRLARAGKYQDAIDAFKEIEQFGVKRDIAAMNVLMDALAKENSVEHAREVFLQFKSSIPCDIHSYNILIHGYCKCKQFDNARKILEEMEQQGFEPNVISYTCFVEWYCREQDFHKVNAILDEMKKKGCSPNTVTYTTLMQGLGKAKQLNDALEVYENMKSFGCAPDPSFYSSLIYILSKAGRFKDAWAVYEDMGTQGVKPDLLTFNTVIAAACTCSREETALKILKKMEEDSCKPDLKTYASLIKMCCRKKRMKVLQFLLNHMLKNDVSIEVSTYSLLVRGLCKSGKLEEACLFFEEMVLRGIVPWETTCKMLVQKLDGMSMGKQKEHIEKLMSVAKKGEKI from the coding sequence ATGCTTTCAAAGTTCCACGTTGCAAAGCTTTTGTCCTGTTCGGCTTCTCAAAGAAAGACTGATTTGTATGTTGCTTCAAGTTGCTACTTGTGCAACTCCTTTTGTACTGTCACTAAGCCGCCTGAGAGAAATGAGTCACCGGAAATCCCAAGTTGGGTGAAGTTCCTTGATGACAAGAGCCATGGAAGTCCTGATGCAGATGATAATTTTGTGATCCCTTCCCTTGCTTCTTGGGTTGAGAGTTATGGGCCATATGGTCGTATTGAAGTTGCCAAGGTTACATCGAGTGACATAGAAGAAATTAATGTTGAGAAAGTCTGCAAACTTTTGAGGAACCGGTATTCATCACCAGATAGTGTTGTCGCAGCTTTGAATGCTAGTGGTGTTGGTTCTTCAAGCAGTATGATTGAgcgaattttgaagaaatttaaCAATGATTGGATCCCAGCCTTTGGTGTTTTCACTTGGGCAAAACTCCAAATGGGTCACCATCATCCATCTGTGTTATGTGATCTAATGGTTGACATACTAGGGAAATCAAGTAAGTTCCATTTGATGTGGAATTTGGTGGAGGAAATGAAGATAGTAGAAGGTTATGTTACACTGGCAACTATGAGTAAGGTGATTAGAAGGCTTGCTAGAGCAGGTAAGTACCAAGATGCAATAGACGCCTTCAAAGAAATTGAGCAATTTGGTGTCAAGAGGGACATTGCTGCAATGAATGTGCTAATGGATGCATTGGCTAAGGAAAATAGTGTTGAGCATGCCCGTGAAGTGTTTTTGCAGTTTAAGTCAAGTATTCCATGTGATATCCATAGTTACAATATTCTGATACATGGGTACTGTAAATGTAAACAATTTGATAAtgcaagaaaaattttggaagaGATGGAGCAACAAGGGTTTGAACCTAATGTTATTTCTTATACATGTTTTGTCGAATGGTATTGTCGTGAACAGGATTTTCATAAAGTAAATGCCATTCTGgatgaaatgaagaaaaagggtTGTTCGCCAAATACGGTGACATATACTACTTTAATGCAAGGGTTGGGGAAAGCAAAGCAACTAAATGATGCACTGGAGGTCTATGAAAATATGAAGAGCTTTGGTTGTGCTCcggatccctccttttatagctCATTGATTTATATCTTGAGTAAAGCTGGTAGATTTAAGGATGCGTGGGCTGTATATGAAGACATGGGGACGCAAGGAGTTAAACCAGACTTGTTGACATTTAACACAGTAATTGCGGCTGCTTGCACGTGTTCACGAGAAGAGACTGCTTTGAAGATTCTtaagaaaatggaagaagatTCTTGTAAGCCAGATCTCAAGACATATGCATCTCTAATAAAGATGTGCTGCAGAAAGAAGAGAATGaaggttcttcaatttttgttgaaccACATGCTTAAAAACGATGTCAGTATCGAAGTCTCAACCTACTCTCTTTTGGTACGTGGGCTTTGCAAATCTGGGAAACTTGAGGAGGCTTGTTTGTTCTTTGAAGAAATGGTGTTGAGAGGAATAGTCCCTTGGGAAACCACATGCAAAATGCTGGTACAGAAGCTTGATGGAATGAGCATGGGAAAACAAAAGGAGCACATTGAGAAGCTAATGTCAGTGGCGAAAAAGGGGGAGAAGATTTAG